Within Primulina tabacum isolate GXHZ01 chromosome 5, ASM2559414v2, whole genome shotgun sequence, the genomic segment TGGACTGCTTTGCTTTCTTTGCATTCCTAGGATGTACAAGTATTATATTTACACACAAGACAGATCAGCTAAACGACTTGCTAAATTGTATGTCATCACTTTGCTGCTTGGGACTCTATGCTGGCTTATTGACCGTCTTTTATGCAAGAAAATCACAAGCTGGTACTTCAATCCTCAGGGCCACGCAATGTGGCATGTTTTCATGGGTTTCAACTCATACTTTGCCAATACGTTTCTGATGTTCTGCCGTGCTCAACAACGGGAATGGAATCCGAAAGTGATGCACTTTTTCGGAATTTTTCCCTATGTGAAGATTGAAAAACCAAAGTCCCAGTAGAAGCTACAACTCATTTGAACCATGCCTTACACGTGGGAGTCATTACGAGCATGTTACATGCTGCTGTCTAGCAAATGCTAGTAGTCACAACTCATTTTTGTCCATGTGTTTCATCCATTTGAAGATTGCAATTTAAATTACTTAGTAGGGAGTAAGTTTGGTTGATTTGTTTAGATTTTGACATTATAGCATTTTGGTGATGTaccatatttattaaatatctCACAATAGATTAAACTAAATATGATTTATTGAAGTCCTAAGTTTTGAGCTTTTCCTCTTGCGTGTTGATTTACAGGCAGTGAAATGATGTCTAAAAAATGTTATATTTGTGACCACATGTGGATATTGTTTGTGTGTATCTTGCGGAGTAAAGAGtaacttttctttctttttagtCGGGTGAAACGTAAAAATGGAAAGATTATTCCTTCATAAATCTCAAATTCGCTCCTATCGTACTTAGAAAAGATTGTGTCAAAAACAATTATGATTAATAGATATAATGATTTTAATGTGCACTTGGATGGTAATATTGGAATTTGAGTGAGGATTTCACTTGTAAAATCAGGATGGAGGAACTTTGGCCAGGCCCAATCTaccaataaaaaatatatatattatgaggTAAAGAAAACGAAGTAACAAAAATAACGAATAATGAAAAAGCAAAAAAAGAAATCCGACCTGCCGGATTCGAACCAGCCGACCTAAGGATTACTACTACAGCACCACCACTACCTACAGTCCTCCGCTCTACCAACTGAGCTAAGGTCGGTTTGAATGAAATGGCTAActcattattatataaatacagTATTATAGTAAATTACAGAGCTATTGGTTGGTAACTTATTTTCAAATACctattacattgcatattgccTACCTAATTGCTGTATGAATCCTTGCAAATCTAAAATATTTCTACAAAATTAaatgtaaaattattttttcttaaaataattatcaCACAGTGATTGTATGTGTCTCATCTCATGAGCCATTTTATCAAGTATTCCACCAAAATATTGAGATAGTCACCCTTTTCAAAAAATCAAGAGGTCAAATTACTTGGAGAAAATTTTCTCTAAGTTCTCATGATGAACATATAGACCAATTTGTTGTATAACATAGTAGGGTGAATTTTCCATGAGGCTCCTGTTGTTGAGGACATTGGAACAACTTGTTTTTAGTCATCAGGTATTATTATCCAACATTGCCCCACATGAATcaagatttttataaatttgatTCCTTCACGGATCCAATTTGGTGTCAAAAACAATATGTTGGTGTGTGAATAGAATTTCACCTTTCAAAATGAGTCATGTTATTTGTTTTTCATTCCATGTTGCACAtacttaattttatatatatatttttacatagTTTATATAAGACGTATATGCATTTTCTGTATGGTGCATGAAGCTAATCTGGTGGGATTTTTAAGGGACTATAGAAGAATGTGATGTTTTGAGGCGGTTCGATTCgattttattgaaaaaaattgGTTCATAATCATCGACGTTCGAGGTATTTTAGTATAGTGCTATTTTTTTAGTACCATCAATATTCTTCATGTTTTATATCTGTATTCTAAAAAGGAATTATATTTTACAGAAAATGTAGCTTGGAAGTAAATAACAGTGCAAAGAGATAACATGGTTGGCAGTCTAGATAATGGAACTAAGTGTCCATCTTGGGCATTTAACGTAATCAGCGCCAAAACTTCAATCAATTGAATTCTGGAAAATGATGTTTTCTCTGTTGTACAAACCATTCTTAAGCTGCAATTGAATAATACTATTGCCCGACCCGATCCGACCCAACCCACTCGAATTGACACTCCTACGAGAGACCTTCATCGTTCAAGAAACCAGGAAACTCGGTTCAATACCATCCTCGTGACGCCAACAAAGTGGCAGACACATTAGCTCGGATGGCTATTCATTTCCGGACGTATTTGGGTTTTGAGATTATATACCTTTgtttttgtaaaataaaatgATGTAATTATAGATTTGGTTAACTGTTAATTCAAGCTCAATAgtgcttttttaaaaaataaaaaaataataatcacgTAGCTTATTTAATAGAAGTAAACAGAGACACATACATATGCATACATACACAAATATATTGGCCATATGGGGTCAGCAAGCACATTTCTCATCACAACCAAGAGATCAGGAATAGAGGTATTTGTATGGAAATATTCGAATTTTAGGAATATCACAGTTCTTTCTGGAACGTAAATAGCCATGACAGAAATCCAATGTTCTCAATAATTTGCACATTGTTGACGACAGAGGCCCGAATAACAGAAGCTGTATACTTGTAAATAACTTGATGAACGGATTGTTAATTGAAGTCCGAAGAACAGATTGTTAATTGACGACAGAGGCCCGAAAAACATAACTTGCATACATGGAAAAACTTGAAGGGACGTGTATCAGAGAACTCCAAAGAACGGATTGCTAATTGCACTGTTTAACTCACTTCCAGCAGAATGTAGCACCGCAATGTCAACTTTATCTCTTGGCAGAAACAAGAATTCACCTCCCTCAATTTTCTCGAATCCACAGAGTTGGAGAAATTCGATGCCTCCTTGAAGTTTTCCAACTCTCTCCTGCCGAGAGCAATCAAATATGATTGTTAAGACATTATAAACAAGGATTTGCTCTTAAAAAGAACGAAAAATGGGTTTATTAATCAACAATCTTCCATGGATATCTTGGAGACGAATCTAAGATGTGAATAAAAGTCAAATATGGCCATGGTATCTTCAAAACTACCACTTGCCACTCACTTCCAGGGTGGCTATATGGCATTTTAAAGTCTGTGTAAAgtgaaagaagaagaaatgtCTGCATCGAGTCTGATGTCTTCATATTTCATGCCAAATTTAGCCATTACAGATGCGCCATtcacataaaattttaaatcttcaATAGCGTACTCACAACCGTGGGTTCAGTCCCTTACTGATGTGGAATATGTGGCCTGCTCTAATGCACTGGGGCCTCATGCCACATGATGTCACCAATAAACATGAACTAAGTTATGAGGAGGCATCATTGGCCTCTACTTTTCATACGAAAATTGGAAGTAAGGACTGTTATGGAAATTCGTTTCATTTATGGATGCAGTCGAGACAAAGACCAACTGAAAAAATTTGGGAGGGGGAGAAAAGATAGAAAAAAATGGGTACTATAACATTTAGAAATGGAAAAATGAGACACATTTGAGGAATAAATGAATAACTAAAAAGAATAATCAGTGTCACCTGAAAATTAGCATTGCTTAGTCTGATTTTACGAAATTTTTCCTCATTTGGATTTGTTGCTACATTCTTGGCGAAAGTTAAAAGTGTGTTGAAAGCGGCCTTCACTTTGGCATCATCATCCTGGAGCAAAGTAAACAAAATATATGACACATAATTGTTACAGAGCATATCATTCCATATAGTCACATACAAAAGTATTTTACAAAATTAAAATGGAAGTACCATTGTGAATTTGGACCTGAAACACAAGAAGTCCAAAACACGCAAATACAGCATTTTATCAAAAAGATTTATCATTCACCGAAACAGATAAAATTATATTGGTTTCATCTTCACCCTTCAAGCAATAAACCATCTTCACCCTTCAAGCAAAGAATTTATACTCTCTCCGACAGATTTTATACACGGAAACACATCTTTTTGCTCAAAATCCACATCTTATTGTTAAAGTTTTCTTCTTTCCGTTTTTCACCAGTTCCTTTACATCATATGAGCGACTGGAACGAGTACAAAAAACTTAATCAGCTCTGAACTTTTTTCAATTGGATTATTTTCAGTTTCAATCTTCTGAGTTTTTGCATGAATTCACCTTTCTAAACTCATCCTTGCGTTGGTTGTTAAATTCAACATGCAAGCCACGGAAATTACTACCTTGTGATTCTGTTTAAGCGTTCGTAAGCACTCCCTCATTTGCTCTGTCTTTGTAGCTGGCCTTACGGGCAGGGAGCTCTGCAATTTATTTTTGAGAAGAATAGCTCAGGGCAAGATATCACAGGGTAAATAGGAAATGAAGCCGGCTATGTAAGGAAACAATCAGAATAAAGCAAGACCTTTTTTTCCTCTGTTGGTGGAGCTGAAGGTTTTATAGCAGCCGGATCTTCTGGTGGCAACCCAAGCTTCCTTCGTCTTTCTGCCTGTCAAACATAGATGAACCATTTCAATATAGAAACTTTAAGCTAATGATTAAAGTTAAGGAAAAACAAGCAAAAGAAAGTACTCTAAAAATAATAGTTCACATGTATGTTGCCTTGCACAAGGCCGACTAGAATACACTAGCAATCATGAAAGGAAACAAAGTCTTCTCCCAGACTTTTAAACCACAATGTTTGATTGTTCAAGTAAAGAGCCTAATTCTTATCAATAAATTCAAGATGTTGAAAACAAAGGAATGATTAAATGAAGACAAACAGATGTTGGAGGGAAACTGTTGAGACCTTGTCTTCCTCCAATTTTTGACGAATTTTCTCTCTTGCCCTTTTTTCTTCCTCTTTCTCAGCTTTTCGCAAAGCTACCATACTACAAGAGCAAAGTAAAGTTCCAATTCAACTAAAACTATAATTATTGATGCCGGGTAAAAGGACAGAATTGGTTGCAGACCGCTTTCTTTCATTATCTTCTTCAATGCGCTTTGCTTCAAGCAGTTCCCTACCAACTCGAACTCTTTCCTGTCATTTATGAAGCCATACTAGAGAAAATTAGGTGATTTAAATACAATCCAATAGCAGATACAGCAGAAACTACAGCTAACATCAATACAAGATAAACCATACTTCTGAGACGAAATGTAAAGTAATAGAAAATGTTTACAAATAGAATAAAGACAAAaactttaaaaagaaaaacataGTGTTCCATTTAAAGCAAAATAACTCCTATACGAGGATACATGAATTATCAGAAAAGTAACAACAAATTTACCTTCTCTCTTTCTCTCTCCTTTTGtttttcttcctcttctttCTTTTTGCGAGCTCGCTCCCTGCAAGTCAAAGGGGTTATAAAGCCAAATGACACAAGGAACTGAAGCAAATAAATAATGCAATCGATCAACATAAATCAGTCCATGTCATAAAGAGAAAAACATCTGGAATATGTGGGCATTAAAAGAAACTCTAAGGATGACATCATATGCATATGACAATCGATAATTCTAGGGAAGGCAATTCCATGACTTCCCCAATTCCATTAAAAGTTCTTTGTTCAATTGTTCTAAAAGAACCAtaagttattttattatctGTAAGTCACAAAGATGACTAGTTCGTAATCAAGCTAGTGCAACTACAATATAGACCCCAACGATTATCTAAGTTCTCAAATTTTTTCCATTAAACTTTAACTACCATACACAGCGGCTGAAAGTATAGTGTACAATGACCCTATCAATGTTTGAAAAGCAAATGAATTGTATCAACGACAAAAGAATAAAACAAACAATTGTAGAATTCCAATAACAAAAAATTACTTCAATTCTTGTTGTTTCTGTTTAATCTCCTCTGGTGTCAGGAATGGCTTAGGAGCATCAGGTTTCTTGGAACTCACAGGTACCTACACGTAAGTAGGGGAAAAAGATGACATGATGGTAGTTCCAACCagtaataaaaacaaaagataGTAATTCAGTAAAGTGATTACTCACAGGTCATGTTGGGTATTTTTTGGCGTGTTTTGAAACTATGCATTTTGGAGATTGTGATGTATGTCTTGTTTTATTTACTGAAGAAACACCATTTTATTGCTGTAGATGCTATACCATGATAGCATATACTGAGTCAATGATGTTACATCAATATTTTTGGTTTTTTAATgcagataaaataaaatattttaaattttttatcatgTAGTAATAAAGTTTTTTTTACAGAGGTGATGAAAAGTTGGAAACAAAGCCATGATTACGTAGGGACACACAAAAATAAGATGGAGGAATAATTTTGCAAGATTGTAATGAAGAATGAAATGTATGCTTGGCTTTATTTAAGGAGAATGAAAACACCCAACAAATATGCATCCAAACATCGCCTAAGATCTGCCAATCAAGGAAAAGTGCATGGAATCATCTGAGTATGACTTCATGAAAGGATATTAAAACAAACTCCATCACAGTATATATTCTGCTAAGAGGGAACAATCATAAATCTTTATGCAGCCAGGAACAAAAGAAATCATCTATAAAGAAATTAGACCGGGGCTAAGCCAACAAAACAAGCTTGAATTTCACTGATTTGATGAGtcaattaaaatatatcataaaaatcggAACTAGTCAAACCAAAAGACATTATAAAACAATTTGAACAAAAGACCTGAATATTcttttgtcaaataaagtcaAAATCTGGCAATTTGTTGACCTTGTTGTGTACTTAAAGTGAAAGAATAATCTTTTATGAAGAGGATTTAACAATACGCTCATTGACATAAGTGTTACAAACATAAATAACAAACTGCTATTTGATGAACAGAttcatgaaaataatatattagaCAAATGATTTCAAGAATAGTTCATTTCAAGTCCAAAATAAATAACAGTTAGCTAGCATTAATTGGAAAAGTATTTAGATTtagttaacaaaaaaaaaattccagcagCATCCAAAGTTCTAAGAATTTAGGTCTATACATTTCATAATCTTGAATCTTAATCCTACAAGATCTGACCCATTTACAACCAAGCTCTTAAACCAAAACATATGATAATGTCATCAGCGGAATAATCCTATGACTGTATAGCAAGTCACACTTCTATCAATAGTAGCAACCATTTATGCCTCATCGTCCTTATCATATAAGAATCTGCGCAAAAAAGTAAGAGCAAAACAAATGGTCTTCTAATTCCAACTTTATGAGTCATACATTATTGATGAAAAGGGGGTgtgaaagaaagaaataaacAAGTGGACATAAAGTGCCGGTTACACACAACAATTCATATGAATGGCCTTTTGTTAATGTAGACATAATATGCTACACACATATGTACATACCAATGGCATTTGGTCAATGTCTGAGTCATTTTCATGTTCAACTATCCAATTCACAGCAGCCTCTGCACTCACATTGCctataaaatatgataatatatATTGACGGAATAGCAATTTAACTTAGATGATGATcacaaatttaaaaacaaaataacaacaATATTTAGAAAGAAACTCAAAATCGTGTGAACTTGTACAACATAAATTTCGTTTTCTGAAAGGTAAATTAATGAGATATAGTCATGTATCTTACGTAGAAAATACTCACCTGAATGATGAAGTGCACGAATTGTCCTCTCTTTAGGAAATCCCATTTCTTCGAGTTCCTTGAGTAGCTCGTGATTCACTTCCGGAACAACCATTTCTAAGACAGAAAAAACATCAGGAAGCAAATAAGTGCAATCTACACTCTCACAGTGCAGCTAAGCATAAGTACCGACATTAGCATGAGAAAAAGACACTCAACTTTCATCTGATGATCTGAATATTCATTTTGCATTGGTTGTCCCTCGATCAGAATTCAATTCAATCAAAATCTAAAGTGCAGTTCATACTTCCGAATGAAAAACTGGATGATAAATTTAAATGTGGTcgtacattttttttaaaaatatttccctCTAGATCATAATTTTGGCAGCATTCCATGAAATCAAACTGTATATCTCATCAAATTCATATTCTACATGAGATTCACCAAAAACTATGAGTTGGCGAGTGGCAACAGACGGTAAAGTACAATTTAAATACCTCCACATTTAGAATTTAAAGAGGTAAGCCATACACAGGCACTTAGATATGTGCCATTAGCAATATAATCACTTGCAAAATATACCTTCCTGCTGAGTACCACTCCCATCGCCAGTCTCCTCCATCTCCACGTCCTTCTGTGGCTTTGGA encodes:
- the LOC142547615 gene encoding uncharacterized protein LOC142547615, which encodes MAGVSLMCGDCGTLLKSVEEAQEHAELTKHTNFSESTEAVLNLVCSACGKPCRSKTDSDLHTKRTGHTEFVDRTSESTKPISLESPKPQKDVEMEETGDGSGTQQEEMVVPEVNHELLKELEEMGFPKERTIRALHHSGNVSAEAAVNWIVEHENDSDIDQMPLVPVSSKKPDAPKPFLTPEEIKQKQQELKERARKKKEEEEKQKEREREKERVRVGRELLEAKRIEEDNERKRMVALRKAEKEEEKRAREKIRQKLEEDKAERRRKLGLPPEDPAAIKPSAPPTEEKKSSLPVRPATKTEQMRECLRTLKQNHKDDDAKVKAAFNTLLTFAKNVATNPNEEKFRKIRLSNANFQERVGKLQGGIEFLQLCGFEKIEGGEFLFLPRDKVDIAVLHSAGSELNSAISNPFFGVL